The Narcine bancroftii isolate sNarBan1 chromosome 11, sNarBan1.hap1, whole genome shotgun sequence genome has a window encoding:
- the LOC138746357 gene encoding glycogen synthase kinase-3 beta-like, translating to MEHGNKVTTEVATPGHGPNVPKVVSCTDVKIIDNGSFGVVYQARLVDSGELIAIKKILQDKRFKNRKLQIVRKLDHTIIVPLLNFYSSVVKEKERSQRQDTSPEEPRIPAEQRTDTS from the exons aacatggcaataaggtcacaacagaggtggccacaccgggtcatggacccaacgtccccaaggtggtgtcctgcacagatgttaaaatcatcgacaatggatctttcggtgtggtgtaccaggcaaggctggtggactccggagagctgattgccatcaagaagatcttgcaggacaagagattcaag aaccgcaaactgcagatcgtgcgaaagttggatcacaccatcatcgtccctcttctcaacttctactcctctgtagtcaag gagaaggagcgatctcagagacaagacacgagtccagaagaacctcgcatcccagctgaacagaggacggacacatcatga